Proteins encoded within one genomic window of Mycolicibacterium aubagnense:
- a CDS encoding cold-shock protein, with translation MTEGTVKWFNNEKGFGFIAPDGGAPDVFVHHSEIQAGGFRSLEENQRVKFEVTAGTKGPQAVGVTAL, from the coding sequence ATGACCGAAGGAACCGTGAAGTGGTTCAACAACGAAAAAGGCTTCGGCTTTATCGCCCCTGACGGTGGCGCGCCGGACGTTTTCGTTCACCATTCCGAGATCCAGGCCGGCGGCTTCCGCTCGCTGGAGGAAAACCAGCGCGTGAAGTTCGAGGTCACCGCGGGAACCAAGGGCCCGCAAGCCGTGGGCGTCACCGCTCTCTGA
- a CDS encoding DUF5994 family protein, whose translation MAYLTQRRRPEKPIRLCLAYDLGRRIDGAWWPYTAALADELAGMIGVLESRLGKVVDVGLNWSPLHNPPNLNWRDWRTKPQHIIAVGGSEASANLLIVPSTTNSALANMVLRRAAGLPVEPRRGEDTMLQTAEEILTAARRQRILEKPLD comes from the coding sequence ATGGCGTATCTCACGCAGAGACGTCGGCCGGAGAAGCCGATTCGACTATGTCTGGCTTACGATCTTGGCCGTCGGATCGATGGCGCGTGGTGGCCGTACACCGCGGCCCTGGCCGACGAATTGGCCGGCATGATCGGGGTCCTGGAAAGTCGCTTGGGGAAAGTTGTTGATGTCGGCCTCAATTGGTCGCCACTACACAATCCCCCGAATCTCAACTGGCGGGACTGGCGCACCAAGCCGCAACACATCATCGCCGTTGGCGGGTCCGAGGCGAGCGCGAATCTGCTTATCGTGCCGAGTACAACCAACAGCGCATTGGCCAACATGGTGTTGCGGCGCGCGGCTGGCCTACCGGTTGAGCCACGTCGCGGCGAAGACACGATGCTGCAGACCGCGGAGGAAATATTGACCGCCGCGCGGCGGCAGCGGATTTTGGAAAAACCCTTGGATTGA